From Streptomyces griseorubiginosus, one genomic window encodes:
- a CDS encoding 4-coumarate--CoA ligase family protein, translating to MFRSEYADVQPVELPIHEAVLARAAEFGDAPALIDGTDGTTLTYAQLDAFHRRVAAGLAEAGVAQGDVLALHSPNTIAFPTAFYAATRAGASVTTVHPLATPEEFAKQLSDSAARWIVTVSPLLETARRAAELAGGVREIFVCDSAPGHRSLIDMLASTAPEPHIDIDPVADVAALPYSSGTTGTPKGVMLTHRQIATNLAQLEPLMSAGPEDRILAVLPFFHIYGLTALMNAPLRVGASVVVLPRFDLETFLAAIQNHRITGLYVAPPIVLALAKHPLVEQYDLSSLRYIVSAAAPLDARLAAACSARLGVPPVGQAYGMTELSPGTHVVPLSAMSQAPPGTVGKLIPGTEMRIVSLDDPGKDIGVGEAGEILIRGPQIMKGYLGRPDDTAAMIDPDGWLHTGDVGHVDSDGWLFVVDRVKELIKYKGFQVAPAELEALLLTHPGIADAAVIGVYDEDGNEVPHAFVVRQPTAPELSEGEVMMYVAERVAPYKRVRQVTFIVGVPRAASGKILRRQLRERV from the coding sequence GTGTTCCGCAGCGAGTACGCAGACGTCCAGCCCGTAGAACTGCCCATCCACGAAGCGGTGTTGGCGCGCGCCGCCGAGTTCGGTGACGCGCCCGCCCTGATCGACGGCACCGACGGCACCACCCTCACCTACGCACAGCTCGACGCGTTCCACCGCCGGGTCGCGGCCGGCCTCGCGGAGGCGGGCGTCGCCCAGGGGGACGTGCTCGCGCTGCACAGCCCCAACACGATCGCCTTCCCGACCGCGTTCTACGCCGCCACCCGCGCGGGCGCCTCCGTGACGACCGTGCACCCGCTCGCCACGCCGGAGGAGTTCGCCAAGCAGCTCTCCGACTCCGCCGCCCGCTGGATCGTCACCGTCTCCCCGCTCCTGGAGACGGCCCGCCGAGCCGCCGAACTCGCGGGCGGGGTACGGGAGATCTTCGTCTGCGACAGCGCCCCCGGTCACCGCTCACTGATCGACATGCTCGCCTCCACGGCCCCCGAGCCGCACATCGACATCGACCCCGTGGCGGACGTGGCGGCGCTGCCGTACTCCTCGGGCACCACCGGCACCCCCAAGGGCGTGATGCTCACGCACCGGCAGATCGCCACCAACCTCGCCCAGCTCGAACCGCTGATGTCGGCGGGCCCCGAGGACCGCATCCTGGCCGTGCTGCCCTTCTTCCACATCTACGGCCTCACGGCCCTGATGAACGCGCCCCTGCGCGTCGGCGCCTCGGTCGTCGTCCTGCCCCGCTTCGACCTGGAGACCTTCCTCGCCGCCATCCAGAACCACCGCATCACCGGTCTCTACGTGGCCCCGCCGATCGTCCTCGCCCTCGCCAAGCACCCGCTGGTCGAGCAGTACGACCTCTCGTCCCTGCGGTACATCGTCAGCGCCGCCGCCCCGCTGGACGCCCGTCTCGCCGCCGCCTGTTCGGCCCGGCTCGGCGTCCCGCCCGTCGGCCAGGCGTACGGCATGACCGAGCTCTCGCCCGGCACCCACGTCGTCCCCCTGTCGGCCATGAGCCAGGCACCCCCGGGGACCGTCGGCAAGCTCATCCCCGGCACCGAGATGCGGATCGTCTCCCTCGACGACCCCGGCAAGGACATCGGCGTCGGCGAGGCCGGCGAGATCCTCATCCGCGGCCCGCAGATCATGAAGGGCTACCTCGGCCGCCCCGACGACACCGCCGCGATGATCGACCCCGACGGCTGGCTGCACACCGGTGACGTCGGCCATGTCGATTCCGACGGCTGGCTGTTCGTCGTCGACCGGGTCAAGGAGCTCATCAAGTACAAGGGCTTCCAGGTGGCCCCCGCCGAACTGGAGGCCCTCCTGCTCACCCACCCCGGCATCGCCGACGCGGCCGTCATCGGCGTCTACGACGAGGACGGCAACGAGGTCCCCCACGCCTTCGTCGTCCGCCAGCCCACCGCCCCCGAGCTCTCCGAGGGAGAGGTCATGATGTACGTCGCCGAACGCGTCGCCCCCTACAAGCGCGTCCGGCAGGTCACCTTCATCGTCGGCGTGCCCCGCGCCGCCTCCGGCAAGATCCTCCGACGACAGCTCAGGGAACGCGTATGA
- a CDS encoding enoyl-CoA hydratase family protein, whose product MTPVARTRARAVETLTLDSPHNRNALSAALVGELSAALTDCAKDPDVRAIVLTHTGTTFSAGADLKDPPDPAALVGLLRQIVELGKPVVARVTGHVRAGGLGLLAACDIAAASTESTFAFTEVRIGVAPAVISLTLLPRTDPRALARHYLTGERFDAAEAARIGLVTTAGDDVDAVLEPVLDGLRRSAPEALAETKRLLTARVLETFDRDAAALTALSARLFASPHAREGMTAFLERRDPSWVV is encoded by the coding sequence ATGACTCCGGTCGCCCGCACGCGCGCGCGTGCCGTCGAGACCCTCACCCTCGACTCCCCGCACAACCGCAACGCCCTCTCGGCGGCCCTGGTGGGGGAGCTGTCCGCCGCGCTCACGGACTGCGCCAAGGATCCCGACGTCCGCGCGATCGTCCTCACCCACACCGGCACCACCTTCTCCGCGGGCGCCGACCTCAAGGACCCCCCGGACCCGGCCGCCCTGGTCGGGCTCCTGCGGCAGATCGTCGAACTCGGCAAACCCGTCGTCGCCCGCGTCACCGGACACGTCCGCGCGGGCGGCCTCGGCCTCCTCGCCGCCTGCGACATCGCGGCCGCGTCCACGGAGTCGACGTTCGCCTTCACGGAGGTACGGATCGGGGTCGCCCCCGCGGTCATCTCCCTGACCCTGCTGCCCCGCACCGACCCCCGCGCCCTCGCCCGCCACTACCTCACCGGCGAGCGCTTCGACGCCGCCGAGGCCGCCCGCATCGGCCTGGTCACGACGGCGGGCGACGACGTGGACGCCGTACTCGAACCGGTCCTCGACGGTCTGCGCCGGTCCGCACCCGAGGCCCTGGCCGAGACGAAACGGCTGCTCACGGCTAGGGTGCTGGAGACCTTCGACCGGGACGCGGCCGCCCTGACCGCGCTCTCGGCCCGGCTGTTCGCCTCACCGCACGCGCGCGAGGGCATGACGGCCTTCCTGGAACGACGGGATCCCTCATGGGTGGTGTGA
- a CDS encoding TetR/AcrR family transcriptional regulator: MGGVTTTTTTSTTGDRAERRPKQDRSRATRRRLLEAAVSCLAEHGWAGSTVTVVAERAGVSRGAAQHHFPTREDLFTAAVEYVAEERSTALRALFPQGAADDRRAVISALVDLYTGPLFRAALHLWVAASNEEQLRPPVTELEARVGRETHRIAVELLGADESKPGVRETVQGLLDMARGLGLANLLTDDHARRERVVEQWAVLLDEVLR; encoded by the coding sequence ATGGGTGGTGTGACCACGACGACGACCACGAGCACGACCGGCGACCGCGCCGAACGCAGGCCCAAGCAGGACCGCAGCCGCGCCACCCGCCGGCGCCTCCTCGAAGCCGCCGTGTCCTGCCTGGCCGAACACGGCTGGGCAGGCTCCACGGTCACGGTCGTAGCCGAACGCGCCGGAGTCTCCCGAGGCGCCGCCCAACACCACTTCCCGACGCGCGAGGACCTCTTCACGGCGGCGGTGGAGTACGTGGCGGAGGAACGCTCGACGGCCCTGCGGGCCCTGTTCCCCCAGGGCGCGGCGGACGACCGCAGAGCGGTGATCTCGGCCCTCGTCGATCTCTACACCGGCCCCCTCTTCCGAGCCGCCCTCCACCTCTGGGTCGCCGCCTCCAACGAGGAGCAACTACGCCCCCCGGTGACGGAGTTGGAGGCGAGGGTGGGCCGGGAGACCCACCGGATCGCCGTAGAGCTCCTGGGCGCGGACGAGTCGAAGCCGGGCGTCCGGGAAACGGTCCAGGGCCTCCTGGACATGGCGAGGGGCCTGGGCCTGGCGAACCTGCTGACGGACGACCACGCTCGCCGCGAGAGGGTTGTGGAGCAGTGGGCCGTACTGCTGGACGAGGTGCTGCGTTAG
- a CDS encoding citrate synthase 2, with product MSDFDPGFVPGLEGVVAFETEIAEPDKEGGALRYRGVDIEDLVGHVSFGNVWGLLVDGAFNPGLPPAEPFPIPVHSGDIRVDVQSALAMLAPVWGLKPLLDIDAEQARADLARAAVMALSYVAQSARGQGLPMVPQREIDKAQSVVERFMIRWRGEPDPKHVAAVDAYWTSAAEHGMNASTFTARVIASTGADVAAALSGAVGAMSGPLHGGAPSRVLGMIEEIERTGDAEAYVRQALDRGERLMGFGHRVYRAEDPRARVLRRTARELGAPRFEIAEALEKAALAELHARRPDRVLATNVEFWAAIVLDFAEVPAHMFTSMFTCARTAGWSAHILEQKRTGRLVRPSARYVGPGSRDPQDIEGYGSIAH from the coding sequence ATGTCCGACTTCGACCCCGGCTTTGTCCCTGGCCTCGAAGGAGTCGTCGCGTTCGAGACGGAGATCGCCGAACCGGACAAGGAGGGCGGCGCCCTGCGGTACCGGGGCGTCGACATCGAGGACCTGGTCGGCCATGTCTCCTTCGGCAACGTGTGGGGGCTGCTGGTCGACGGCGCCTTCAATCCCGGTCTGCCGCCCGCCGAGCCGTTCCCGATCCCGGTGCACTCCGGGGACATCCGCGTGGACGTGCAGTCTGCGCTCGCGATGCTGGCCCCGGTGTGGGGGCTCAAGCCGCTGCTCGACATCGACGCCGAACAGGCGCGGGCCGACCTCGCCCGGGCCGCCGTGATGGCCCTGTCCTACGTCGCCCAGTCGGCGCGCGGGCAGGGGCTGCCGATGGTGCCGCAGCGGGAGATCGACAAGGCGCAGTCGGTCGTCGAGCGGTTCATGATCCGCTGGCGCGGGGAGCCGGATCCCAAGCATGTCGCGGCCGTCGACGCGTACTGGACCTCGGCCGCGGAGCACGGGATGAACGCGTCCACGTTCACCGCGCGCGTGATCGCCTCCACCGGTGCGGATGTCGCCGCCGCGCTCTCCGGGGCCGTGGGCGCGATGTCCGGGCCGCTGCACGGGGGTGCGCCGTCCCGGGTGCTGGGGATGATCGAGGAGATCGAGCGGACCGGCGATGCGGAGGCCTACGTCAGGCAGGCGCTGGATCGCGGTGAGCGGCTGATGGGGTTCGGGCACCGGGTGTACCGGGCCGAGGACCCCCGCGCGCGTGTGCTGCGTCGTACGGCTCGTGAGCTGGGGGCGCCGCGGTTCGAGATCGCGGAGGCGCTGGAGAAGGCGGCGCTGGCGGAGTTGCATGCGCGGCGGCCGGATCGGGTGCTCGCCACGAACGTGGAGTTCTGGGCGGCGATCGTGCTGGACTTCGCGGAGGTGCCGGCGCACATGTTCACGTCGATGTTCACGTGTGCGCGGACGGCGGGGTGGTCGGCGCACATTCTTGAGCAGAAGCGGACGGGGCGGTTGGTGCGGCCTTCTGCTCGGTATGTGGGGCCCGGCTCTCGGGATCCTCAGGACATCGAGGGGTACGGGAGCATCGCCCACTGA
- the pdxH gene encoding pyridoxamine 5'-phosphate oxidase, giving the protein MREQYRAEGLAETDLAATPVEQFARWFRQAATEAHLFEPNAMVVSTADAQGRPSSRTVLLKQFDEQGFVFFTNYDSRKARDLAQNPYVSLLFPWHPMARQVIVTGLARRTGRDETAAYFRTRPHGSQLGAWASAQSSVVASREQVDTAYADLAARYPEGEQVPVPPHWGGFRVAPETVEFWQGRENRLHDRLRYVTEPDGTWRVERLSP; this is encoded by the coding sequence ATGCGCGAGCAGTACCGCGCGGAGGGCCTCGCCGAGACCGACCTGGCCGCGACCCCCGTCGAACAGTTCGCGCGCTGGTTCAGGCAGGCCGCCACCGAGGCGCACCTCTTCGAACCGAACGCCATGGTCGTCTCCACCGCGGACGCCCAGGGCCGCCCCAGCTCCCGCACGGTGCTCCTGAAGCAGTTCGACGAACAGGGCTTCGTCTTCTTCACCAACTACGACTCCCGCAAGGCGCGGGACCTCGCGCAGAACCCGTACGTCTCGCTGCTCTTCCCCTGGCACCCGATGGCCCGCCAGGTCATCGTCACCGGCCTCGCCCGCCGCACCGGCCGCGACGAGACCGCCGCGTACTTCCGCACCCGCCCGCACGGCTCCCAGCTCGGCGCCTGGGCCAGCGCCCAGTCCTCGGTCGTCGCGTCACGCGAGCAGGTCGACACCGCGTACGCCGACCTCGCCGCCCGCTACCCCGAGGGCGAGCAGGTCCCGGTGCCCCCGCACTGGGGCGGCTTCCGGGTGGCGCCGGAGACGGTCGAGTTCTGGCAGGGCCGCGAGAACCGCCTCCACGACCGCCTGCGCTACGTCACGGAACCGGACGGAACCTGGCGGGTGGAGCGCCTCAGCCCCTGA
- a CDS encoding PAS domain-containing protein codes for MSASRRSGTTDELGPDGPGPDGPDGSGGSDLLAALLDGMDAALCAFDADGVVTHWNREAERILGWSAAEAVGRHGFAGWAVRPADAEEVEGRLMSAMQAPGRQVHEFALLTKDGGRVLVRTQSAAVRGPDGKPAGVYCAFSEVHTQIDLERSIALSEALFEDASWGVVLVDADLRPAVVNAHAARSLGVGRTSVLGRPLGELLVQGVEELESALTHVLAEGAPPAPAEIWVGVRTPDGEKRRCWRCGFVRLASPLAEEPVPLGVGWLFQDVTEAKQSEQEASLLRFRTNQLHRAARAAAECEDPAEAAVVHLDFALAGFADHALIDRVAGAAVADGEEAGPVRLVRVAATPSGAPGPSLLSGASGLPVRYGEGHPALQCVDRVGSVRASVGTVPAERAREWAEARQWPSDVVHALCAVLRSRGRTLGVVTFLRGAGRGQFERSDAVYAEDVAVRIASALDLGGVVGRA; via the coding sequence GTGAGTGCTTCCCGGCGTAGTGGGACCACCGACGAGCTGGGGCCCGACGGGCCCGGCCCGGACGGTCCGGACGGCTCGGGCGGTTCGGATCTGCTTGCCGCGCTGCTGGACGGCATGGACGCGGCCCTGTGCGCCTTCGACGCGGACGGCGTCGTCACCCACTGGAACCGTGAGGCCGAGCGCATCCTCGGGTGGAGTGCCGCCGAGGCGGTGGGCCGGCACGGGTTCGCGGGGTGGGCCGTACGGCCGGCGGACGCCGAGGAGGTCGAGGGGCGCCTGATGTCCGCCATGCAGGCGCCCGGCCGCCAGGTGCACGAGTTCGCGCTGCTGACCAAGGACGGCGGCCGGGTGCTGGTGCGCACCCAGTCCGCGGCTGTTCGGGGTCCGGACGGCAAGCCCGCGGGCGTGTACTGCGCCTTCAGCGAGGTGCACACGCAGATCGACCTGGAGCGGTCGATCGCGCTGAGCGAGGCCCTCTTCGAGGACGCGTCCTGGGGTGTCGTGCTGGTCGACGCCGATCTGCGGCCCGCCGTGGTCAACGCGCACGCGGCCCGGTCGCTGGGCGTCGGCCGTACGTCGGTGCTGGGGCGGCCCCTCGGGGAGCTGCTCGTGCAGGGCGTGGAGGAACTGGAGAGCGCGCTGACCCATGTGCTGGCCGAGGGCGCGCCGCCGGCCCCGGCGGAGATCTGGGTCGGGGTGCGGACACCGGACGGCGAGAAGCGGCGCTGCTGGCGCTGCGGGTTCGTACGGCTGGCCTCGCCGCTCGCGGAGGAGCCGGTACCGTTGGGTGTGGGCTGGCTGTTCCAGGACGTGACCGAGGCCAAGCAGAGCGAGCAGGAGGCCTCGCTGCTGCGGTTCAGGACCAACCAGCTGCACCGGGCGGCCCGGGCGGCGGCGGAGTGCGAGGACCCGGCCGAGGCGGCGGTCGTCCACCTGGACTTCGCGCTGGCCGGGTTCGCCGATCACGCGCTGATCGACCGGGTGGCCGGTGCCGCGGTGGCCGACGGCGAGGAGGCGGGCCCGGTGCGGCTGGTGCGGGTCGCCGCTACGCCCTCCGGGGCGCCGGGGCCGAGTCTGCTCTCGGGGGCCTCCGGGCTGCCCGTGCGCTACGGCGAGGGGCATCCGGCGTTGCAGTGCGTGGACCGGGTGGGGTCGGTGCGGGCGAGCGTCGGAACGGTGCCGGCGGAGCGGGCCCGGGAGTGGGCGGAGGCCCGCCAGTGGCCCTCGGACGTGGTGCACGCGCTGTGCGCGGTGCTGCGCAGCCGGGGCCGGACGCTGGGAGTCGTGACGTTCCTGCGGGGTGCGGGGCGGGGGCAGTTCGAGCGGAGCGACGCGGTGTACGCGGAGGACGTGGCGGTGCGGATCGCGTCCGCGCTGGACCTGGGCGGAGTGGTGGGGCGGGCCTAG
- a CDS encoding GNAT family N-acetyltransferase has product MAEEWRYVHNVIVPPAAMGIEDVRERVGRNRLENAYLGDVLVGCSTVRPPQGDDAVATVIARVLPDYRGRGFGTALYEKGLDHARVLGARVIETCVLAVNEDGTRFARARGFVEVDRYVLDGGSDEWVDLRLRPDRWTA; this is encoded by the coding sequence ATGGCTGAGGAGTGGCGGTATGTGCACAACGTGATCGTGCCGCCCGCTGCCATGGGGATCGAGGACGTGCGGGAGCGGGTGGGGCGTAATCGGCTGGAGAACGCTTATCTCGGGGACGTGCTCGTGGGGTGTTCCACCGTGCGGCCGCCGCAGGGGGACGATGCCGTGGCGACCGTCATCGCGCGGGTGCTGCCCGATTACCGGGGGCGGGGTTTCGGGACGGCTCTCTACGAGAAGGGTCTTGATCATGCGCGTGTGCTCGGCGCCCGGGTGATCGAGACATGCGTGCTGGCCGTCAATGAGGACGGCACCCGGTTCGCGCGGGCGCGCGGGTTCGTCGAGGTCGACCGGTATGTGCTGGACGGCGGGAGCGACGAGTGGGTCGACCTGCGGCTGCGGCCGGACAGGTGGACCGCTTAG